From one Danio rerio strain Tuebingen ecotype United States chromosome 19, GRCz12tu, whole genome shotgun sequence genomic stretch:
- the smim12 gene encoding small integral membrane protein 12 → MWPIFWTAMRTYAPYVTFPVAFVVGAVGYHLEWFIRGTPNTPGEERGIAELREDRKLEELNGRDSTQVLSLKDKLEFTPRAVLERNRAVKS, encoded by the coding sequence ATGTGGCCGATCTTCTGGACTGCCATGCGCACTTATGCACCCTACGTGACCTTCCCGGTGGCCTTTGTGGTGGGAGCTGTCGGCTACCATCTAGAGTGGTTTATCAGAGGGACTCCTAATACTCCAGGGGAGGAAAGGGGCATTGCAGAACTACGGGAGGATCGTAAATTAGAGGAACTGAACGGTCGGGACAGCACACAGGTCCTCAGCCTGAAGGACAAACTGGAATTCACACCGAGAGCAGTGCTGGAAAGAAACCGAGCGGTGAAGAGCTAA
- the gja4 gene encoding gap junction protein alpha 4, translated as MSRADWGFLEHLLEEGQEYSTGVGRVWLTVLFLFRMLVLGTAVESAWDDEQSDFVCNTKQPGCESVCYDKAFPISHFRYFVLQVIFVSTPTIFYFGYVALRARNEKRPEEKLEEDGRRHRHRKTNACILEVIKEEDEDGSETEKNRKALEPPKLKGKLLCAYAASIIVKVLIEVGFILGLWILYGFVIEAKYVCERLPCPHTVDCFVSRPTEKNIFTIYTQVIAVVSILLNVVELFHLLQLVITRRLEKKYQAEVQIHNRVRTAPSKAQQPSFEERNHLFLPVAHGGYPTEGLDWEKRDPSLAEDMLPSYSNCIRNMKPAINKNNLPKKHLKADDKPRHYV; from the coding sequence ATGTCCAGAGCTGACTGGGGGTTTCTGGAGCACCTGCTAGAGGAAGGCCAGGAGTACTCGACGGGCGTAGGACGCGTGTGGCTGACCGTCCTCTTCCTCTTCCGCATGCTTGTGCTTGGCACGGCTGTGGAATCTGCATGGGACGACGAGCAGTCTGACTTCGTCTGCAACACCAAACAGCCCGGCTGTGAGTCCGTCTGCTATGACAAGGCCTTCCCCATATCCCACTTCCGTTACTTTGTCCTTCAGGTCATCTTCGTCTCAACTCCGACCATTTTCTACTTCGGCTACGTGGCCTTGAGGGCTAGAAATGAGAAGAGGCCAGAGGAAAAGCTGGAGGAAGATGGCAGAAGGCATAGACATCGAAAGACCAACGCCTGTATATTAGAAGTAATAAAAGAGGAAGACGAAGATGGGAGTGAAACTGAAAAGAACCGCAAAGCGCTGGAACCTCCAAAGCTTAAAGGGAAACTGCTGTGCGCTTACGCGGCGAGCATAATAGTGAAAGTTCTCATCGAAGTTGGCTTCATCCTGGGTTTATGGATACTTTATGGGTTTGTGATCGAGGCCAAGTACGTGTGTGAGAGGCTTCCCTGTCCTCACACGGTTGACTGTTTCGTCTCACgaccaacagaaaaaaacatcttcaCCATATACACACAAGTCATCGCCGTAGTGTCGATTCTCCTCAACGTTGTGGAGCTTTTCCATCTGCTTCAGTTGGTGATAACACGTCGACTAGAGAAGAAATATCAGGCAGAGGTGCAGATTCATAATAGAGTTAGAACAGCACCATCTAAAGCTCAACAACCATCATTTGAGGAAAGGAACCATCTCTTTCTTCCTGTAGCACATGGTGGATACCCTACCGAAGGGTTGGATTGGGAAAAAAGAGACCCTTCCTTGGCAGAAGACATGCTTCCAAGCTACTCAAACTGCATTAGGAATATGAAGCCtgcaataaacaaaaacaatcttcCTAAAAAGCACCTCAAGGCTGATGACAAACCGAGACATTATGTTTGA